One window of the Conexibacter sp. SYSU D00693 genome contains the following:
- the pgk gene encoding phosphoglycerate kinase: MRTLDDLGDLAGKRVVARVDFNVPLSDGAITDDQRIRAALPTLEELRRRGAAQLTLLAHLGRPKGKDPALSLAPVAARLGELLGEEVALVDEPEPTSQAAVVMVENVRFFDGETKDDEALAARYARLGDVYVDDAFGAAHRAHSSTHAVAKLLPSAAGLLLQREVETLTGILEAPQRPMVAIVGGAKVTDKLGVLEAFLDRADTVLVGGAMCFPFFKAQGHEVGASLCEEEGLDPARRVLDAAADKLRLPVDLVCGEAFDASTPVTALDGVDVPEGLMGLDVGPRTVAAYAEAIGSAGTVFWNGPMGAFELAPFAAGTKGVAEAVAAAPGTTVVGGGDSAAALKQFGLEDGVTHLSTGGGASLELIEGKTLPGVEVLS, translated from the coding sequence TTGCGCACCCTCGACGACCTCGGGGACCTCGCAGGCAAGCGCGTCGTCGCGCGCGTGGACTTCAACGTCCCGCTCAGCGACGGCGCGATCACGGACGACCAGCGGATCCGTGCCGCGCTGCCGACGCTCGAGGAGCTTCGGCGGCGCGGGGCCGCGCAGCTGACGCTGCTGGCCCACCTCGGCCGCCCCAAGGGCAAGGACCCCGCCCTGTCACTCGCGCCCGTCGCCGCCCGCCTGGGCGAGCTGCTGGGTGAGGAGGTCGCGCTCGTCGACGAGCCCGAGCCGACCTCCCAGGCCGCCGTCGTGATGGTCGAGAACGTCCGGTTCTTCGACGGCGAGACGAAGGACGACGAGGCGCTCGCCGCGCGCTACGCGCGGCTCGGCGACGTCTACGTCGACGACGCGTTCGGCGCCGCGCACCGCGCGCACAGCTCGACGCACGCCGTCGCCAAGCTCCTGCCGAGCGCCGCCGGGCTCCTGCTCCAGCGCGAGGTCGAGACGCTCACCGGCATCCTCGAGGCGCCGCAGCGGCCGATGGTCGCCATCGTCGGCGGCGCGAAGGTCACCGACAAGCTCGGCGTCCTCGAGGCGTTCCTCGACCGCGCGGACACCGTCCTGGTCGGGGGCGCCATGTGCTTCCCGTTCTTCAAGGCCCAGGGCCATGAGGTCGGGGCGTCGCTGTGCGAGGAGGAGGGCCTGGACCCCGCCCGCCGCGTGCTCGACGCCGCCGCCGACAAGCTCAGGCTGCCGGTGGACCTCGTCTGCGGCGAGGCGTTCGACGCGTCGACGCCGGTGACCGCGCTCGACGGCGTCGACGTGCCCGAGGGGCTGATGGGCCTCGACGTGGGCCCGAGGACCGTGGCGGCCTACGCCGAGGCGATCGGCTCGGCGGGCACCGTGTTCTGGAACGGCCCCATGGGGGCCTTCGAGCTCGCCCCGTTCGCGGCGGGCACCAAGGGCGTCGCGGAGGCCGTCGCGGCCGCCCCCGGCACCACCGTGGTCGGCGGCGGGGACAGCGCCGCGGCCCTGAAGCAGTTCGGCCTGGAGGACGGCGTGACCCACCTGTCGACCGGCGGCGGCGCGTCGCTGGAGCTCATCGAGGGCAAGACCCTCCCCGGCGTGGAGGTCCTGAGCTGA
- the gap gene encoding type I glyceraldehyde-3-phosphate dehydrogenase: MPVRVGINGFGRIGRNVLRAALAKDADIDWVAVNDLTDAKTLAHLLKYDSILGPLDREVEVTGDGLRVGDDEIKVLAERDPGALPWGDLGVDVVIESTGFFTKRDDAAKHLDAGAKKVVISAPAKGEDITVVLGVNFDQYDKDAHHVISNASCTTNCLAPFAKVVNDAVGIKHGLMTTIHAYTADQRLQDAPHSDLRRARAAAVNLVPTSTGAAKAVGLVLPELNGKLHGFAVRAPVPTGSVVDLTFEAERETSVEEVNEAFRSKADQGDLAGILKYTEDPIVSSDIVTDPFSSIVDGELTAVLDGTLVKVVSWYDNEWGYSNRVVDLVQKVL, from the coding sequence ATGCCCGTCCGCGTTGGGATCAACGGCTTCGGCCGCATCGGCCGCAACGTGCTGCGTGCGGCGCTCGCGAAGGACGCCGACATCGACTGGGTGGCGGTGAACGACCTCACCGACGCCAAGACGCTCGCGCACCTCCTGAAGTACGACTCGATCCTCGGTCCCCTGGACCGCGAGGTCGAGGTCACGGGCGACGGCCTGCGGGTCGGCGACGACGAGATCAAGGTCCTCGCCGAGCGCGACCCGGGCGCGCTGCCGTGGGGCGACCTGGGCGTCGACGTGGTCATCGAGTCCACCGGCTTCTTCACCAAGCGCGACGACGCGGCCAAGCACCTGGACGCCGGCGCCAAGAAGGTCGTCATCTCGGCGCCCGCCAAGGGCGAGGACATCACCGTCGTGCTCGGGGTCAACTTCGACCAGTACGACAAGGACGCCCACCACGTCATCTCCAACGCGTCGTGCACGACGAACTGCCTCGCGCCGTTCGCCAAGGTCGTCAACGACGCGGTCGGCATCAAGCACGGCCTGATGACGACGATCCACGCCTACACGGCCGACCAGCGCCTGCAGGACGCGCCCCACTCCGACCTGCGCCGTGCTCGCGCCGCGGCCGTGAACCTCGTCCCGACCTCGACCGGCGCCGCCAAGGCCGTCGGCCTGGTCCTGCCCGAGCTCAACGGCAAGCTCCACGGCTTCGCGGTCCGCGCCCCGGTCCCGACCGGCTCGGTCGTCGACCTCACCTTCGAGGCCGAGCGCGAGACCAGCGTCGAGGAGGTCAACGAGGCCTTCCGCTCCAAGGCCGACCAGGGCGACCTCGCCGGGATCCTCAAGTACACCGAGGACCCGATCGTCTCCTCGGACATCGTCACCGACCCGTTCAGCTCGATCGTCGACGGCGAGCTCACCGCGGTCCTCGACGGCACCCTCGTGAAGGTCGTCTCCTGGTACGACAACGAGTGGGGCTACTCGAACCGCGTGGTCGACCTGGTCCAGAAGGTCCTGTAG
- a CDS encoding VOC family protein: protein MLDHVGLEVSDLARSAAFYDAVFARLGIRRVHSGEHAIAYGRHEARFWIVQRGTPPAPSFGHVAISAAGRAAVEAAHAAGLEHGGSDDGPPGPRPQYGARYYAAYLRDPDGLRVEVVSGGH from the coding sequence GTGCTGGACCACGTCGGCCTCGAGGTCTCCGACCTCGCCCGCTCCGCCGCCTTCTACGACGCCGTCTTCGCCCGCCTGGGGATCCGCCGCGTCCACAGCGGCGAGCACGCCATCGCCTACGGCCGCCACGAGGCGCGCTTCTGGATCGTCCAGCGGGGCACGCCGCCGGCTCCCTCGTTCGGCCACGTCGCCATCAGCGCGGCGGGGCGGGCGGCGGTCGAGGCGGCGCACGCCGCGGGGCTCGAGCACGGCGGCAGCGACGACGGTCCGCCCGGCCCGCGGCCGCAGTACGGGGCGCGCTACTACGCGGCCTACCTGCGCGACCCGGACGGCCTGAGGGTCGAGGTCGTCTCCGGGGGCCACTAG
- the rapZ gene encoding RNase adapter RapZ has translation MAALEDLVVITGFSGAGKSTAMNVFEDAGYFCVDNLPPEMIRSLVELFLHSGSKVERAAVVSDVRGGELFGHLEEVLVELEEAKVPHELLFLDADETTLLDRYKETRRRHPLAPGSSIVTGIAAEQELLAPLRARADVVIDTSGLKTSHLRRRIADELLPRRQAGPLVTTFQSFGFKHGPPRDADLVLDVRFLPNPHYVADLRPLTGLDQRVVDYVGRDGELDAFYALLEPLLDFLLPRYEQEGKAHLLVAIGCTGGRHRSVTIVEHLAERYRGRDDLVVEVEHRDAERRVGRVG, from the coding sequence GTGGCCGCCCTCGAGGACCTCGTCGTCATCACCGGGTTCTCCGGCGCCGGCAAGTCGACGGCGATGAACGTCTTCGAGGACGCCGGCTACTTCTGCGTCGACAACCTCCCGCCGGAGATGATCCGCTCGCTCGTCGAGCTCTTCCTGCACTCGGGCTCGAAGGTCGAGCGCGCCGCGGTGGTCTCCGACGTGCGCGGCGGCGAGCTGTTCGGGCACCTCGAGGAGGTCCTCGTCGAGCTCGAGGAGGCCAAGGTCCCGCACGAGCTGCTCTTCCTCGACGCCGACGAGACGACGCTGCTGGACCGCTACAAGGAGACCCGCCGCCGCCATCCGCTGGCGCCCGGGTCGTCGATCGTCACCGGCATCGCCGCCGAGCAGGAGCTCCTCGCGCCGCTGCGCGCCCGGGCCGACGTCGTCATCGACACGAGCGGCCTCAAGACCTCGCACCTGCGCCGGCGCATCGCCGACGAGCTGCTGCCGCGCCGCCAGGCCGGCCCGCTGGTCACGACCTTCCAGTCCTTCGGCTTCAAGCACGGCCCACCGCGCGACGCCGACCTCGTCCTCGACGTGCGCTTCCTGCCCAACCCGCACTACGTCGCCGACCTCCGGCCGCTCACGGGGCTGGACCAGCGCGTCGTCGACTACGTGGGGCGCGACGGCGAGCTCGACGCGTTCTACGCCCTGCTCGAGCCGCTGCTGGACTTCCTCCTGCCCCGCTACGAGCAGGAGGGCAAGGCGCACTTGCTCGTCGCGATCGGCTGCACCGGCGGCCGCCACCGCAGCGTGACGATCGTCGAGCACCTCGCCGAGCGCTACCGCGGCCGCGACGACCTCGTCGTCGAGGTCGAGCACCGCGACGCGGAGCGTCGCGTGGGGCGGGTGGGCTGA
- the uvrC gene encoding excinuclease ABC subunit UvrC — translation MSGAPVSEGRRSRLLEQRRTLPDGPGVYLFHNAKGKVIYVGKAKSIRKRVASHFSNPVTRGATEMVDEIESVEFLLVASESEALLVEQNFIKQYQPKFNIRLRDDKSYPYIAISMDEPFPRVYFTRERHRKSRVYFGPYSSAKRTRGTLEVLGKVFQFRSCQGVEPGRRSGSPCLDFYIKRCGAPCVGHVDQAGYREAIDGVIAFLSGRYREIERDIEAKMREAAERQDYEQAALERNRLNAVKSLLQRQRVANEAVGTIDAVAVAVSGTEANAQVFQLRDGVLSDRQSFYLDNVAEEGLGEVSREFILQYYAGATVIPPQVVVQSEVEDLDVLAEALSTQRGRRVEVRAAERGDKRRILELAERNAQLALDQEKLKAERRRQQRVEALDDLQEALGLETLPLRIECFDISNLMGTHTVASMVVFEGGAPKKSDYRRFTIRSLEEGVPDDFAAMSEVLSRRFAQWERQQDLSPHDPDRNESFATLPSLVVIDGGKGQLSQGVAALQGFLDRGVAVVSLAKRIEEVFLPGRPAPVVLGHDTPALQLLQRVRDEAHRFAITHHRQRRDKAMTTSILDDLPGIGPTRRRALLNHFGSPDRVLAASREELESVPGLPGKTARRLHDFLHKSGR, via the coding sequence GTGTCCGGTGCGCCCGTCTCAGAAGGTCGTCGCTCGCGGCTGCTCGAACAGCGCCGCACCCTGCCCGACGGGCCGGGCGTCTACCTCTTCCACAACGCCAAGGGCAAGGTCATCTACGTCGGCAAGGCGAAGTCGATCCGCAAGCGCGTCGCCAGCCACTTCTCCAACCCGGTCACCCGCGGGGCCACGGAGATGGTCGACGAGATCGAGTCCGTCGAGTTCCTCCTCGTCGCCAGCGAGTCCGAGGCGCTCCTCGTCGAGCAGAACTTCATCAAGCAGTACCAGCCGAAGTTCAACATCCGGCTGCGCGACGACAAGAGCTACCCGTACATCGCGATCTCGATGGACGAGCCGTTCCCGCGCGTGTACTTCACGCGCGAGCGCCATCGCAAGAGCCGCGTGTACTTCGGGCCCTACTCGAGCGCCAAGCGCACGCGCGGCACGCTCGAGGTCCTCGGCAAGGTCTTCCAGTTCCGCTCCTGCCAGGGCGTCGAGCCCGGCCGGCGCTCCGGCTCGCCCTGCCTGGACTTCTACATCAAGCGCTGCGGGGCGCCCTGCGTGGGCCACGTCGACCAGGCCGGCTACCGCGAGGCCATCGACGGCGTCATCGCCTTCCTCAGCGGTCGCTACCGCGAGATCGAGCGCGACATCGAGGCCAAGATGCGCGAGGCCGCCGAGCGCCAGGACTACGAGCAGGCCGCGCTCGAGCGCAACCGCCTCAACGCGGTCAAGTCGCTCCTGCAGCGCCAGCGCGTGGCCAACGAGGCTGTCGGGACGATCGACGCCGTGGCCGTGGCGGTGAGCGGCACCGAGGCCAACGCCCAGGTCTTCCAGCTGCGCGACGGCGTGCTCAGCGACCGCCAGTCCTTCTACCTCGACAACGTCGCCGAGGAGGGGCTGGGGGAGGTGTCCCGCGAGTTCATCCTCCAGTACTACGCCGGGGCGACGGTCATCCCGCCGCAGGTCGTCGTCCAGTCCGAGGTCGAGGACCTCGACGTCCTCGCCGAGGCCCTGTCCACGCAGCGTGGCCGGCGCGTCGAGGTGCGCGCCGCCGAGCGCGGCGACAAGCGCCGCATCCTCGAGCTCGCCGAGCGCAACGCCCAGCTCGCGCTCGACCAGGAGAAGCTCAAGGCCGAGCGCCGACGCCAGCAGCGCGTCGAGGCGCTCGACGACCTGCAGGAGGCGCTGGGGCTCGAGACGCTGCCCCTGCGCATCGAGTGCTTCGACATCTCCAACCTCATGGGGACGCACACCGTCGCGTCGATGGTCGTCTTCGAGGGCGGCGCGCCGAAGAAGTCCGACTACCGGCGCTTCACCATCCGCAGCCTCGAGGAGGGCGTGCCCGACGACTTCGCGGCGATGTCCGAGGTGCTGTCGCGCCGCTTCGCCCAGTGGGAGCGCCAGCAGGACCTCTCGCCCCACGACCCGGACCGCAACGAGTCCTTCGCCACGCTGCCGAGCCTCGTCGTCATCGACGGCGGCAAGGGCCAGCTGTCGCAGGGCGTCGCGGCGCTCCAGGGCTTCCTCGACCGCGGCGTGGCCGTCGTCTCGCTGGCCAAGCGCATCGAGGAGGTCTTCCTCCCGGGGCGGCCCGCGCCCGTCGTCCTCGGCCACGACACGCCGGCGCTCCAGCTGCTGCAGCGCGTGCGCGACGAGGCCCACCGCTTCGCGATCACCCACCACCGCCAGCGGCGCGACAAGGCGATGACCACGTCGATCCTCGACGACCTCCCCGGCATCGGCCCGACCCGCCGCCGCGCGCTGCTCAACCACTTCGGCTCGCCCGATCGGGTGCTCGCCGCCTCGCGCGAGGAGCTCGAGTCCGTCCCCGGGCTCCCCGGCAAGACGGCGCGTCGCCTTCACGACTTCCTGCACAAGTCCGGCCGCTAG